The nucleotide sequence ACAAACCTTCTTTTCCATCTGCTCAGAGTACGTTTAGGAACATTCTTCCTCAGCCACTCGTTTTCTTTCTCCTGAGAAGTGCGTTTTCTTTTCATCATTTATCTTTTCCAATTACTGTATACTGCCCTAGTCTTATCATTCAAACCCGGTAGGTCAAGAACAACGACAGCGGGTAAGAAAAGAATGAAACTGCGGGATGCAAAGAAAAAGGCGCGACTCCAGATCTCGCAAAATTTTACGAGATCTGGCTAAACTTTTGAATTGAGGACTGATACCAGCCGTTGTCGTCACGTCAGCCACAGAATTCAAGGATTGCATCGACCAGAAGTAAGTGAATTACCCAGTATTTGAGTGTTTTGGCTTCAAATAGTTGTGCATTCGTGTAGCTATTTTTATTCCCTCGTTTACAGAAGacggtgttatgccgaaaagtgcatgccatcccctgtcgcgggagcgcgcctcaATCTGTACCACTGAATATCGACGAGGAAAACGGACCAACGCAGTTACTTGCTCTTAAGTTAATGATCTCAAAACGTTTCAATATACctcttgtggggaaaaaaatgttatttggaCGATTCCTTTACAGAATTACGCACCCCCCTacgtttttaatctaaaaattgttcCAAACACATGAAATTCACACTGGTAGCTCAGAACACATGGCTAAACATGTATCTTAACAATGACAGAAAGGAGAACAAAAATGCCGTTACTTAATTACAATGTATTAAACAGCACTGATTCCGATTGTGTGAGCTCCATTACACAGTTTTACATAATTCTAATTTTGTACTTGGATATCTAGTTTAAAATGTGCCTAAAACTTGTCAATATAAAAAGGGGTAgacatttattgatttgtttatttatgtagaaTTTATTTGCTCCTTTTTTCATTTACGTAACTTTATttggctttaaataaaataactacagTGTAGGTGTGGCTAAATTGGTAGGTCGGTTGGATAGCTAGATATGGTTTTGCTTACAGTTATTGGCCTTGACTAATTACTATATGATGGATCTGCAGCAAGGCAGCTCGTTGGCGAAAAATCCATCCCCTGCTGCTTTACTTTAATATACACTTGTAGTTGATTTaacattttccacatgtttACACATCTGTTCTGAGCTGCCAGTATGaatttcatgtgtgtgtgacaatttttaggttaaaaacatagggggatGCATTTTTCGGCAGCCTTTGCAGAAAAATGCATCCCCTTCTTtttcatagaaatatacacttgtagctgatttaacattttctaCGTGTTTAGCCATGTGCTCTGAGCTACCAGTGTGAATTTCATGTGTTTGgaacaatttttagattaaaaacgtAGGGGGATGCGGTTTTCGGCAGCCCCTTGCCtaaaaacgcatcccctgctgtctcagaggagttgacacttgtatgactgtaTTCCTGTTTATCCATCTGTAGTTAAAGAACAAGGGTCAGCAAATGTAAATTCTGCCTTATAAAACAATGACTGCGCAATTGTCGCTGTATGGTCTAAAGCCTCATTTGGAGCTTATAAACAGGCTTTTgtaaaactttgataatttgctgctgtgattttacagatttttcagaataaaaagctagcagatgtgcataatcaaaaaatattagGAATACAATTATAGAGAATTCAGTATTGTatgaaagcccacactgtttctggataaatacattattgtatgagttaagttctattgcgttttatgcctctttgcttgtaagtttgaaatgtcccatgctcctgaatgcaccatagcttttgCTCTATGAACGCTGTGCTCTGTAGAtgcacaacaaataaatcagtcGTACttcggataaaaactttggatttaatgttgttcataaaacacgtaattttttaaatgaatcgtccaaataacatttttttctcacaagATGTATATTGaaacgttttgatatcattAACTTAAGAGCAAGTAACTGCGTTGGTCCGTTTTAATCGTcgatattcagttgtacagattgaggcgcgctcccgcgacaggggatgcatatctcggcaggcacttttcggcataacaccggtaGGCTACACTGTCGAGATGtatcttaaaattagtatcTAAAGTGTCCTGTGGCAGAAGAATGGTGTTTGACTTCCTCACATTTAGGCCAATACCTGGTGTTATGCTGATTGCTAACAATGCATATATTTACTTTGAATCTTTTAAGAATATGGAGAGAAAGTTTGCTGTGGTACAGTGGATTGAAGGGGAAGATTCAGGGAAGTTCAGTGATGTGAAAACTGATGCTATAAGGAGTTATGATGATTCCAAAATGGACCAAGATGGAAATCCAATTTCCCCCTACTCAGCCTTTATTGAGTGGCGCCACGGAAAGAAGCCAAAGGGAGGGTGGCCTCACTATAAAGGAGATGTGCTTTTTGTTAGTGGTAGGTTATGACCTTAATTGTCCTATTTAACTCACTATTAACACTCACTTCAAAGGCATTGGTTAGCATCCAAtcataaacaatattttttatctgtATGAACTATAATTGCCATAGACTAAAGTACTTAGTTGTTTGAAAAGAACTATGGTGTTTGACAAACTCTATTCTCTAGGTACCCGCTTTGAAAACACCTGTAAATTAAACTCTCTGCTGCAAGAGGTGGAAAGACCACAGCTGACCAAAAGGGTGTCGGTGGCCCCCTCAAAATATAGGGGCGATTCAGATGATTCCACTGATATTGAGACTGAGCCAAAGAAACTTAAGGTGACAttcatttacttttatcttACAGTAGTATATGTAATTATCATATTTTCCAGTGGTAATATGTAAATTGAACACTGCTGATTTAGTTCTACAGTACATTATGGGTAACCAAGTATTGCTATCAATTCCCAACCAGAAGTCAAAGGTGAGGGCGGACCCTGCAGAAGAGTTCCTTAAGACATATGTACCTGGCCAGCCTCATTCAGTTGACAATCATGACCTGAGAAAGACACTGGTGGAGTTAAAGCAGGAGGTAAAGGACCTTAAAGAAGAGAACGCCAAATGGAAGGAAATGGTTCTTCAAGGTATCACTGCTTCTTATAAACTGTAGTTGAGTCATATTCATATTGAGCCATTAGACAactactagggctgggcgatatatcGATATAAATGATATATCTAGATATTTTAAAATGCGATAAGGGATTAGACCATATCACATATATCGATATAGTTCAAATTAGCGCCGTGATCCTCTCTCCACGCAAGCCGCTGACCGGAGCTCTTTGCACTGCTCCCCTCTCTGCACTGCTGTGGAACTGCACACTACTTTTCtcatagaaatatatttatttcagaaaaagattgacctattttattttataggctatttttatttaagatatttttttatttaaatgtgcacCTTATGGAGCTTTGTTTCCAAAAAGGCGCTCCAgttttatgtttacattttattgatatttgagTAGTGAGTTTTCAATAACATATTTGACTGAACATTTCATTTTACAGCTCTAACTTTGCGGAAAAAAATATCGGGATATATATCGTATATCGATATTCAACCTAAATATATCGGGATATGacttttggtccatatcgcccagccctaacaaCTACACAGATACAGATTTTGTCTAAATAACTGTAGGAAGTATTGTGACTATACTGTAGGCTAGCTTGTGGAGTGATAAcaactgtttctgttctgttcctGTCTTGTTCTGCAACTAGATGTGCCAGGACTCCTATAtggcatgaaaaaaataatggattCTATTACACCTACTAAGACTACCACACCAAGGCTGACCTTGCAAGGTTGTCCTCGGTCAACATCCAGTTCAGGACCCACCCCTGATAAGTCCCCAAGTTCTAGTCTCTCTACAGCCACATCTGCATCTCCCCCCATTCCATCACCAACTGTCTCCCAGCCATCTAAGGTAATCTATTTTCAAAGAATACATAAATACTTAAGATAGAAAATAGGTGTACTGTATGTGAGACATCCTTGCAATGAGTATGTCTAACCCTTTATACTGTCTCTTAAAGCAATATTCTGGGAAAGAATCATTCTAGGGTCCATTTGAACATAGTCTTCataaacattctttttaaattgaCTTTGTGTACACTTACAATGTTTTTGACGCTCATATTTTGTGTAGGGATCCTCTTGATAAAACTGATGAAGTATCATTCTATATTGAGCCTTGGTTAAATTGTGACTGAATGCATCCTACGATCTGTCCATAGAGTGTTAATTGCAAGCTAAAGTGCTGTGAATGCTTCCATCCTTTTACTCGTTCCCATGTTCAAATAGACCCTAGAATGCTTTTAATCTGGAATATTGCTTCACATATGCTGAGATGACAAAACATATTCCAGttttaatgctctccttgtgtCCTTATCTAAACAGGTGGAGATTCATCCTGGGACTGGAGTCATGATTGACAAACTAGCATGGGCCTATGCCCTCAATTCAAATTCAGCCACTGTGTTTGTGAGGCATCTCCTCACTGCCGTCTTCCCATTGGAAATATTACTGGTGAGCAATCTTCGTGGGACCAAAAGAAGTGGAGGAGATACTCG is from Fundulus heteroclitus isolate FHET01 chromosome 3, MU-UCD_Fhet_4.1, whole genome shotgun sequence and encodes:
- the LOC118558298 gene encoding uncharacterized protein LOC118558298, whose product is MERKFAVVQWIEGEDSGKFSDVKTDAIRSYDDSKMDQDGNPISPYSAFIEWRHGKKPKGGWPHYKGDVLFVSGTRFENTCKLNSLLQEVERPQLTKRVSVAPSKYRGDSDDSTDIETEPKKLKKSKVRADPAEEFLKTYVPGQPHSVDNHDLRKTLVELKQEVKDLKEENAKWKEMVLQDVPGLLYGMKKIMDSITPTKTTTPRLTLQGCPRSTSSSGPTPDKSPSSSLSTATSASPPIPSPTVSQPSKVEIHPGTGVMIDKLAWAYALNSNSATVFVRHLLTAVFPLEILLVSNLRGTKRSGGDTRLPLDKNKLDAIYSATLERFPGSPLSIIGTTINAKITELRSKSKTSTPHS